The DNA segment GCATTTAGACTTTTCAGCATCTGATCCACTTTCTGAGCGACCTCCTTTGCATCTTGCTCCAGCTCTAGCAGGACACCAGGATCTATCGGAGGATTGTCTGATTTTAACCTTTGCATACTTCTGGTTTTCACACTACTTCCAGCTGGAAAGACACAAGGAAGAATGCTACATCTTCACTGCCATATGAATTTGTTTGAAATGCCTAGTTTACGATTGTTTACAATGGATAAACAATTTTATCCATTAAGTGAATGAAATCAATACATATTCATGACAGCAGATATTTACTAACTTGAAAGAAAGTGAAATGTCTCAACTTCCTCAACTTCCACAAACCCTGAACACTAGGTACCTCTATTAGACTGAATGGTGAAATGGAAATCATAACTTTTGACTGGTCAAGAGTTCAATCTGGAGGTGTCAAAGCTTGCACAGCATGGAATTTTCAAGAAAGAATGCATCCCTTGCAATTTTAAATGCAACACACACCTTTCCTTGTTTTGGTAAACAGAAATGTGTATCTAGCTTCTGGATTTTTCCAATGTAAACCTGTCACATCAAAATTATAATTACATAAAACAAAAAATGAGCCTGATCATATACATATCTGTACAGAGGTTTCTGCATTAATTTCAGTCATATACTCAGAATATCAGAGAAAATTATATTAGCTTCACATCCCCTGGCCACACCCAACAAACTGTCTTGTCCTAACTCAAAGGGCAAGTTGCTTCCTGTGCCTTTAACCATTCCTTGACCTTTACTAATTTCTACATTTGATACCTCTTACTGAATTCACAGAAATCGGAGAAACGTAACGCTGCAAAACACCAATCAGTCCATTATGTGTATACTAGCTCTTGAATGAAGATTATTGTCAAAAAGTCTGGCACTAGGAACAATTATTTTTACACaatggggtggtatggtggctcagtggttagcactgctgcctcacaacaccagggacccaggttcaattccagcctcaggcaactgtctgtgtgaatttgcacattctgcgtgttgtttcttctgggtgctccagtttcctcccacaatccaaagacgtgcagcccaggtgaattggccatgctaaattgcccattgtgttgggtgcattagtcagagggaaatgggtctggatggatcactcttcggagggtcggtgtggacttgttgggccgaagggcctgtttccacactggaggcaACCTACTCTAAACACCAACTGCCAATATTCTCCTTTGATCCCAAACGTgcctatccaaataatcatccactAACTTCTTGAATGACTCAACTGAACCTGCCACCACTACacagggcagaagtgaggactgcaggttagagtggtgctggaaaagcacagcaggtcaggcagcatctcaggagcaggaaaatcgacgtttcgggcaaaacccttcatcaggaatcactacACGTACAGTGCATTTGGTACAACTTGCAAGTGTTTACAGCCAGACCTGCACGTGTCCTTACTCACACTCCAGGTCCAGGCTCTGCTTTGAGCTCATTTTGATCTTATCCTGCAGGTTGTTGGCCACGTAGTGGGTGAGGTCCCCGTCGTGGCTGACGGTGCCCTCCAGCTCCAGGGCACTGGAGATGGTCGCCCTCCGTCCTTCCAGCTTGCCATCGCGGCCTCGGACGCCGGCCAGGACCTCGCTGATGCCGTCCAGGCTTTTGCTGTCCTGCAAGCGGCCGCACACCCTCTCCCGGGCCGCAGGGTAGACCACCCCTGGCTGCGGGGGCTGCTCTTGCTGGCGCCCGGAGGGGGGGTCGGTTCCCTCTTCGGAAGGCGGGACCGGGCCGGCTTGGAGCTCCGCCATCGCCAGGCGGCCGACGGGGGCAGACGCTGGACGCGCCGGCTGCCCCGATCCCGTTCTCACTGACCGCCGCCCCTAGCAACCGAGGAGCGCAGGCGCAGTGAGCGGCTGGGCCGCCATCTTGACGCCGGTCACGTGCCCCAACCGTTTTTTttcacgggggtgggggggaggggaagagagaaagaggaaggagCCGCCATCTTGAGTGCGGGCAAAAAGAAACGGAGCCGGTGCTTTATTCTCTTACCCCGCCCGCGCTTCATCACCAATTCACGCAAAGGGCGGCCGAACCTCTTCTTTAACCCATCGGCAAACGACGCAGAGGAAGAGATGTAAGAAAAAGGAACCTGCAGCCCGGTAGACGGGCCGAGGCCGGGGTGGGAATTTTAAGAGGAGGGGAATAATAAAAAAACAGGGATGGCGTGCAACAGAGCTCCCACTTACCCTCTGCCATGGCAAAAAGAGCGGCCAACTTGGATGCGTGAGCACGAACTCCCGAGGTTGCGGGGGCAGCGAATCACATCGCTGGCTCCGGTTCCACACGCCGCCGCCGCCGCTGAGAGGGTGGGGAGTAAATGGGGTTTCTGTTGTCTTCCTGTACAGTGTTAACCACACGCTGGAGCTGCTCTCGGTTTCTGTTCTCGTCTGAAGCTTTGTGTGCCTCTCTGTGTGTGGTGGTGCCcgctcgctccctccctccctccgatAAACCGTCTCTTCTCGCCAGcgagagacttttttttaatttcccccCCCCTGTTGATACAAAGAGGATAATGTTGTGATTCCAATTCCACGAGtcactcttttttttctttaccggctttttttttaaacgtgGCTTGCTTTAAATCCGTACAGAAAGCATCTGATGCTTCGGGGCCTtcaactttatttctctctttcccccccccccccccccggtaaTGTTGTTAAGACACACGTCGCTTATTCATTCAACCTTTTCCCCAAGTCTGCACTTGCTCACTTAGATGACTTCGAGCACCTGAGGATTTATTGTAGTTACCAGGACTGTCCTTGCATCATACTGTACATGGTGGTGTCACCTTCGCCACTCCCTTTTTCTGGCATGTCCCATGCAGCTGACAGCTTTGGAAGATAATGGTAAATGTTTCTGCCTTCTCTGTTCCCATTTCCTTTAGCAACCCGATTGTAAGCCACACAAATGCATCCGTTCAGTGCATTGTTCccatcattttattttattccattATTTAACCAACACAGGGGTCCCCCAATTTACAAACATCTGACTTAAAAATGTGAATTCACACAGGGGTGAAGTTTTCAAGATCTGACATTAACATTTCCATTGCTTTCGAATAGCTacttttatattgtcctgcaatATGTTCCAACTTGCATACAAATTAACTTGTAAATGGATTCAAGAACAGAACCCATTTGCAAACTGGAAACTGTCTGTCTGTTTTTGTCAGTTACTGTTCCTCAGTAATTGCCAACAGAAAGTACTCATTAAGTATTCTATTCTTGGTCTGTCCTGATTCAAAAGTGATAGTGAATGAGGTACTAGATGCATTGGTGTTAACACAATTTGCTGGATTATGGAAAAGTTTCCTTTAAACTGGGAAGGAACAAATATAACTACTTTATTCAAGAAGTTGTGGGGAAGCTATCAGAATTGATCACTTAATGAGTCTACAGCTGGCCACTCTAGCTCAAGGTAATTTTGGAAGggaatggttttgtgaaaggggaaTCTTGTTTAACCAATTAATTAtaattctttgaaggagtaatgtgctgtggataaagggaagCCTGTAGTCATACAGTGTAGAAAATCTTTTAAGTAACCAGCCTCTGAGACCAGGAACATGCTGATTGATCTAGTATTCAGGTTGATCAAGATAAACCCATACACTAACTGATAGAAAAATAATGTGGAAAGGTACACATTACTGTCATACTTTATTTGCAGCATTGATCACTTAAGTaacactgtaactttgccttaaataaaactttacAGCAGCAAAccttatcacactcaccctcagcTGACTACTTTTCCAATCACAATAAAACAGTAAACATCTGGTATTTCAGgtatacagtttttttttgttgctttatCAAGAGTTCTAGTTTATAAGTTGGTTAAAACAAAGTTAGTGTACTAAATTTTCAGAAggcatgttttttttctgattagAATGTGATGTGTCCTATCATCtatgctgggacctcagctttttacaatttatCAAAGGTTTGATGGCTAAAatgcagatgacatcaagatAGGTAATCAAATATGACATAGCGTTTGCAAGACAAGTATAAATACATTGAGTAAATGGGCAAAAAAATCTGCAGAATGAATACAGTGCCCaaaaatgtgaagttgctcaCTTTGGCACTCAGATGAATAAAACCATGTTACTTAAATAAAGCACACTGCAGAATTCCAAATTGCAGAAAAGTGTTCTCGTGAATCAGTCACAAAAACATTtgcaagtacaaaaaaaaattaaggctAATGGACTTTTCCTTACTACGGGGAAATTAAACATAAAAATAAGGATGTTGTGCACCATTTGTATAGAACATTGAGTACATCTGAAATACTTTGTACAGTATTGGTCTGACTTGACGAAGgatgtacagtcagttctgctataatgtggtaGTGCCATTCTCGTGCAACCCTGTGTTGTAAGAAAATTGGGTCATAGCATGACCATtgaactaatggggccagaatcgtgttgtaaccaatacacactttaaaactTTGTGCTTTGGCAACAGTCCCAATTTGTCATTCACATTATTgcaaatttgcattaacgaaacacgtgttatagcagaacaaccaaATGCATCAGAAGCAGTTCAAGAGAAATCTCTGAGCCAAGTGTCTTGAATGCATGGTTGACTACTGAGGAAAGGTTGGGTAAGCTTTGTTTGTATCCTAAGTGCTTTAGGAAAATAATGGAGTTGATTGTTAGATAAgaagggcttttccctgaaacgtcgattttactactccctggatgctgcctgaacggctgtgctgttccagcactactaatccagaatctggtttctagcatctgcagtcattgtttttacctaagatcCTAAAGGGTCGAAACAAGGTGATTGTGAAAAGATGCTTCCTCTTGTAAGAGATTCTCTAGGtgtcagtttaaaaataaggagtcatCTATTTAAGAGAGATGATGAAAAGGTGAGCCATTTATAAAATTTTGAGTTTGAATTTCACAGTGaggcctgtgtctgtgtgggttttctttgggtgctctggttttctcccacaatccaaagatgtgcaggctaggtggattggtaaTGTTAAATTgacaatagtgttcagggatgtgtaggttaggtgcattagtaaggggtagatgtagaatggtaggggaatgggtgggttatgcttcagagggtcagtgtggacttgttgggtcaaatggcctgattgcacactgtagggattctatgaatatgtGAAAGGGAGCAGTTGACTGGAAAGTCTCCTGGAGCACTAATGTCAACTTTATATTATGGGAGTTTACAGCAGGAGTGAGAAAACATTGAAAGACATTgacttgattttgttttaaaataatctaggattgatttttattttaagaaaaccCAGAAATTGGAAGAGTTTTGGAAGCAATTAAAAGACTCTTTTGCAGCCTGATACACCTATTGTCTCCCATGGTAAAAGGAAATCGTTAAGAGCAATTAGGGAGTAGGATACATCAAGAAAAGAGTATAGTTTGTTCAACCTCCAGACAAGGGGTGTCTCATGAGAAGCCTGCAGACTATTTAGAGAAAGGAAATGTCTCAAAATTAAAATGTGTTAATTCAAGGAAGAGATGTTACAGCTcacaagactggaattgaaaagaAACTGAAGTCATACCAACAGATTTGAGAGGGAAGGAGACTTACCTCTGGTTTTTGATCAATTTTGCAGTGACGGTATTGGGTGGTGATGGAATTTTGTTTGGTGGTGTGAAGTCTTTCAAATTATATATTTatctgttttggtttattttatttttctattaTAATAAATATCTGTTAAACAAATCTGCAttcttgtgtgtttgtgttg comes from the Hemiscyllium ocellatum isolate sHemOce1 chromosome 14, sHemOce1.pat.X.cur, whole genome shotgun sequence genome and includes:
- the borcs6 gene encoding BLOC-1 related complex subunit 6, with amino-acid sequence MAELQAGPVPPSEEGTDPPSGRQQEQPPQPGVVYPAARERVCGRLQDSKSLDGISEVLAGVRGRDGKLEGRRATISSALELEGTVSHDGDLTHYVANNLQDKIKMSSKQSLDLESGSSVKTRSMQRLKSDNPPIDPGVLLELEQDAKEVAQKVDQMLKSLNATIQNMTALSVGYIQTYRDSVDSLGESVDMSIKGMYTLMARCEELDRSMQPILVLSKQIREVKRTLEMFETLCK